The window CGAGAGAGGATGAGTAAGCTGTAGAGAGTGGAACGGACCGATGGAAATGTTAACTCGACGGAAAGGGGAAAGAAGGACTTACCGTGAATAGCGTGGAGCACTGTATGGTACTTTGGTGCTTATGGTACTTTACGATTCGTGACACTCGCTGGAAAAGGAGTGAAAATACACGGCCCGTTTCTTCGCCGATTGTCAAAGGTCGAAGGAAATTGGCAGGAACAAATCTGTGGATATTGCGAGTATATGGAGAAAAATAAGTCTGGATAGGATAGGGATAAAAAATCTTGACTTACGCGGTTTCCAATGAtctaaaaacaaattttcgaCCTTGTAGGAGAGATCACAGGTATTGGTCTGGCAGTTGATGCGTTTACAAATACGACGATGTGGCTGATGTCGAAACTTACGAATCTATCATTATCAATGGTGTCACGCTGAAAATATTCGAAGGAGTTGTTACATGAAAACATAGTCTTTTGATACTGGATGAGATACGTACCTAAGAAAATCTACTGCAGCAAATCTTGCAATATAGTGTAATTATATTCACTGCACTTGAGTCAAATATACAGGTTGACATTGTTTTTACCGATTTCAACGAGGCTTTCGTCAAGGTGGACCACTCAATTTTAATTCAAAAGCTTGCCACCATAGGTTGCATTGGGAATATGTTTTGTTGATCAATACAGAGTATTCGAATCCAATGAGTATCTGACGTACAGGAGCATCTCGTTTAAAAGGAGAGATTACAGTTCTAACTCATGATGTGATTGAACTAATGTCTGGGTTTTGTTGATGGTCCCAAATAATCGTACTTTTTCGTGGAGATACCGTATGTGTGCAGTGCTGTATATCGTGGCCGGGATCGTCGTGATATCGCGTGAGAGAGTAACCCATGGAGGGACCAAGACGCggaagaaaaaggagaaagagcTTGTCGGTAGAAACGAGAAGGAGAAAAAGGGAAGGGACCCATTAGGTCTCCTTGCTTCGTTCAGCGCGAACTGCTTCGCGAAGGTCCGTTCTCTGCTCGAACCCGCGCACACCACCTAGAACCCCACTTGACccgcattattttctttaacacacATAATATTTATCAGGAAGGTTCGATTATACAATATCCGTGGATTTTCTGTACGATCATTCCAatcgaaaacaaaaaaaaaactggcaactttgttgcagaaCCTCtgcaatatacaggatgttcgaccacccctgggaaaaattttaatggaaaattctagaggccaaaataagacgaaaatcaagaatatcaatttcttaactgaggcttcgttaaatagttattaacaattaaattcaaaaatttcaaatcgttctggaaaaattattttcggttgcgagggttcattacaatcatttttggttattacacatatcctcgaaattctacgcatttttgagaaaaaaattcgagaaggtgtgaaatttttcgacgaaattaaaatatttcaaatcgttctggaaaaaatattactagctgtgggggtcaattacaataatttttggtgaatagacatacacccgaaatcctacccattttctagaaaaaaattcgagaaggtgtgaaatttttcgacgaaattaaaatatttcaaatcgttctgaaaaaaatattattagctgtgggggtcaattacaataatttttggtgaatagacatacacccgaaatcctacccattttctagaaaaaaattcgagaaggtgtgaaatttttcgacgaaattaaaatatttcaaatcgttctgaaaaaaatattattagctgtgggggccaattacaataatttttggtgaatagacatacacccgaaatcctacccactttctagaaaaaaattcgagaaggtgtgaaatttttcgacgaaattaaaatatttcaaatcgttctgaaaaaaatattgttagctgtgggggtcaattacaatcatttttggtgaatagacataccccgaaatcctgcgcattttcgagaaaaaaattcagaacgggcggaactttaaacgttaataactttttaaggaagcctccatcaacaaattgatattcttgattttcgtcttattttggcctgtatagtctaccattaaaatttttccaggggtggccgaacaccctgtataaaagaatttttcatcAACACTGTTTGTCTGCTTTTTATTTACCAGCCCCGACCATCTATCTCCTTTTAAATTCTAACATTCTGTACTTTTGATATGTAGTTCCCAAGAATGACAATTATAATTACAGCTTTTCCTTCGCAGGGCTAGTAATTAAGAATTTAAtactaatttttcaaatatgctTGGAATTACTCCAACCTACCCTACCGTAATTGCGTTCATTGTCTACCATAACGTTTCCCTAACTGTGTTCCATGCGATGTGAACGAGTATTCTATGAAAGCTTATAATTACTTATTctatttttttctaaataataatttacgttGTTCTGAAATGTATTTGTAACTTTTCTAAATGAGTATCTAAATCTTCACTAAGGAAACGTTTGGTCCCTCCAGTGTCGAATTATACTGAATCGCGTTGCGTGTATAAATGTTTTCCATACAATTGTTACATCTAACCGTACGAATCACCTTTGCTGCAATTACAtattcttttctcttttttcaGTAAGAGTATACTCGCGGTGCTTAAGCGATATCATAACATGGATACGTATAAATTATCACGGTTCACCGATGGAACACGATTATCCGCGTACATTTAAATTTCGTTCACACTCTATTTCCCGACGTAGACAAGAGCTACTCGTTCTACTTTCACCCTAATTCTTCCGTACGGAGCGCGGATTAACATCTTTGCATTGTGGTATGTCGAGGGGAACGAATTCCTAATTTCCTTGTCGCTAATGTATACgtgttatgaaaaaaatctcCTTCCACTTTGATACGAAACGATATTTCGCGTGTACAGTGCGATTCTAGAATATGAATCAAGCTGTAACTTTTACTGAAGAGGagatgcaattatttttggagcACTCTTGCTTCGAATCGATCCTTCTCATCATTCTGAATATAAGCATTAACGTACAACCACTGAAAACATACCATTacacaaaattaatatattacaataaaataatcaaatacctacaaatagaatattttttaaGAACTCAATTTTTACGTTGAAATTGTATTCGTCGTACTAGATCACGTAACACTGGTTATCGTGATGATATTATATGGAGTGTTAGGTAAACAATGCAATCTGTAAACAGATTTCATTCAGTTTATAATAGAATTACATCTGGAGTACTCTCGTTTTCCAGATTTTGCTAATTAACCGTGTTAGATCAAATCGgattaaaatatattacaaGTATTACTAATAATGGGAAAGTTGATATGTTCAGTGCAGTAGACATGGGTAGAATACTATAGAGATGTATCGTATATCTTGATCAGGTACAATCATCATTGTTGGGGCTTATTTTAAAGGTAAACTgactttttacctcttgttcatTTCATTGTATTATCAAAACATTCGACAATATTTCTCTGATAGGGACAGtagtatttttataaaatttaattcgctGTATTTCGTACCGAGATCGTGGCAGACAGACGCTAGGGGAACCGTTCCGTTCTGCTGCGTAGCGGACGGAATTCGATTGCGTTAAATAACATCTTCCACGGTGTAGGAAGTTTATTCGTTGAAAACGCCGGGAAGTGTGAATCGTACGGCGTTGAGGAACGCATTCTCCGACGGGTTTCGTTCACGGTATCGTGCCTCGCGTGATTAGCAAAACTCGTCCGAGGAAAACTGTTACGTAATCGCGCGATGAGAGAATCACGTTGCCGCGTCAAGTCACATCGTTTGCGTTCGCGATCCGCTACAAATTGCCAGCAATCGCACGTCCCGATACAGTTTCGTCGCGCCTTGCAATTTCACCGAGCCGTTCTTCGGTACACTCGCGCGCACCTGTGCATCTGCATAGTGGCCTAGTTGcatgggatcagtgcatttatgGAGATTCAACGAGATTGCTCGACGACTCTAGAAAGCCGATAATTCTATTTTTCGTTCCTCGCACCTATCCTGTACCGCCGCCGGGGTTCTTAGGTCTCTAAAAGTAACATCAAACACATCGTATTGCAAATTAATGTACGACACGCGTGAAGATTGATCGTAAACTTTCGTCTTCTTACCGAGGGAAGATCGACAGCCAGTGTCGTTCGAAACGTGTTTCGTAAACGACACCGAAGTCGTACGACTGATTCAGGGATAACCGGTAAACAGTTGGGAAGAATGGGGTGCGCGCGAGCACACCGATGCATTCGTCCTTTTGTTATTTCTCTGATGGAGTTGGAACAGCTTAACCTACTGAGAATCGAGGGTGCAAAAAAGCGCGTGGACAGAAAGGACGCGACCTTGCGCATCGCCGGTGCAAACAATGAGAGAACCGACCGAAACTCCCACCGAAACGACGAGAGCTACATAGATTCGAACGAATTACAATCGCTGCACGCAGCGTAGAATGCAAGCGTACCTTGATTATTCGTTGCGTGCTGACACCTGCGGGACCATCGAGAAACCAGCTACTCCTTGAACTTCCATTCCTGACGACACATCGGACATTGATGACTGGTTTGTTGGGAGTGCAGCCACTTCATGATGCAGTGTATATGGAAGCAATGCGAACATTGACCCCAAACTGGAACAGCATCGAATCGTGGATTTTACGAGAGAATCGGTTCTGATCGTTTCGGTTAGCCAACGCGCACGCACACCGTGCGATTTGTTTAACGACTGACAACCGGCGTTTGCAAGCGTTTACATTGACACGCGCGAGTACGCGCGCGTGAGAACACGGTTGTGTCGTGTGCGAGGGATCCGTTTCGTTCAGGACACCGATCGATATTTACCCCCGCAACTGCGCAGACTTTACCGCGGCATTTTATGAATAATCCCACTGGTTTTACCGGCACACAGTAGGCCAAACGACCATTAagtaaattagaaaaaaatataaGTAAAATAGTATAGTTATATAATGTACTAGTTGAATAAGTACATCACAGTCTTTCGTCTTGTTTTAATCGGAATTATGTAACGAATGTGTTAAAAAAATCTgcatgaaaaaggaattaaaaataaagaaaagctTCGCTACTGCATAAATACTGTCTCATGTATATTCAATGCCGTATCACATTACACTACTCCGGATACATGACCACGGTCCTTATCATTATGCCACCGTATATCGAATACTCTGATAAACTGCCAGCAATGCACACGCTAGTTTACTCATTCGTCCATTTTATATGAATAAAATGGCGCACTATAATGAAACTCGTACTTCGAATCGAAAGTACGAAGCATACGTAACTGATACCGACTTTTAACAGAATTTTTGTAGACTGTTGATCTGATTTCTTTCAGATCGTTGTTTTCTTTGTTTAAAGGCAATAAAGAAGAGTTAATAGATGCATGTCAACGTTTGAAACATGCATACATACAATAACCAGACGATCCCGCGATATCGCGGGGTTGGCGGTTAAACGATAGGTTGCAAATTCCACAGTAATACGGGACAGGCGTACAATTTGTTAAGAATCGgataaaataatttagaaaatatcgATAGAACGAGTAAGATAGGCTTTAAAATGTTACGTACCCAACGGACAATCGTCTCCAGGAATTTTGCAATCCGGACAACTAGCATCAAAAGGCATTCTGCATATACCACAATTGTCATCGTTCGCAATCCAACGCCAGGTAGCGACACCGGTCCAACCTATACAAAATTTTATGTACGTTACTCAACTTATAAATgtaacaaattcatattttaaacgtacgcATTGAAATGTAAAAAACATATAACGTCTAAAACTCTTTTCGTCTTTCAATGCATCGTATAATAAACGTAGACAACGTACGAAGTAACCGAATGTTGCAAATTTGATCTCCTACTAACCTTTTATCGTGACTTTCATTCTGTATTCGTTACAGCGAAGTAGGGTATAACGCACAATGTTGGATATGTTCACGTTTCGAGAGATTTACACTAATTCTTTCGAAATTGTAGAAAAATGAATGTTTTCGAGTTGAAAAAAAAGACAACGCGAGATCGAAACGTCTAACTGACTACGATTCGCAACTGCAATCGTTGCGCCATCTTACAGCCTTAACTTGACCCATGGCCTAGTGACAAAATTTGGGGCGTTTCTAATCGATTCGAATCTATTTCGAAGAAAACCTGGAAAAATACCACACCATGAAAAATTAGAGCTAGATAGACATAATATTTCGGTCATAATATGCTTTCTATTGTCTTTTTCTATACAAATGACTTACTACTAGACACAAGGCATCGAACTGTGATGTgttgcgatcaagaaaatggcGGGAACTGATTTTAGTACTTCTAGTGCGAGAAATACCCTGTACAAAAACGAATAACTGCAATCTTTCAGATTTTCTTGAATACTGTACGTCAAACAGTTAACAACAACAAAAAACTATACACTTATTTTATCTAGAAGAATTCCTGAATTCCTGTATAGGAATAATCAGATCCATGCTTTGCAGAGAAGCTTCTGGAACGTAAAACGCACGTATGGAGaactgttgcaccacattacgtCAGAATTATCGTTCGCAGAGAAACCCACCTTGTCGCTTTGTCGTATAGAACGTACGAACGCAAAACTCAATGGAAACGGTCCTAGTGGCGGCGCGCCGCTGGCTGATACGCGGTTGTGGTGCGTTTTGTGGTGCGGAAATGTGAGAGTTTCGCGTCGAGAACGAGAAAATCGACACCGACTAGCGTGCGTCGTTAGTCAAGGAGGAGGAAACCGAACGGATCGCTCGAATTCGCCAAAGGTTTCTGTCAAGATAAACACGAAATAGGATGACACTCGTGGTTTGAACGAAGATCTCGATCTCGTGCGTGCAGCCTGCCAGTTGCGACATGGCGGGTTTTCGAGACGAGGATAAGGCTCTGTTCCCTATACAGAGCATCTCCTCCATCGTGCAGATTTTCCAGAACCAGCTGGAAAACAGCTCGGAGCCGGATCTGGCTTTGCTCTCGATTCTCGTCGGCGCGGTTGAGAATTCCCTAACCTGCAATCGAACATTTGCGTCGCAGGAAGCCACTGTTTACGACGAGCCGAAATTGCCGGCAGTCGAGTTTCACATCGCGGAGGCACTTTACACCAAGTTCCACGCTGTGATCAAGGGAGCGGTCGATCTCACGGTTTACGACACCAAATACGCGACTAGAGAACTCGTAAAAAAGGTCTCAGACGTGATATGGAATTCTCTCACTAGAAGCTACTATAAAGATCGCGCGCATTTGCAAAGCCTCTATAGCTACCTCACAGCGAATAAACTGGATTGTTTCGGGGTGGCCTTCGCCGTGGTCGCCGGTTGTCAGGTGTTGGGATTTAAAGATGTGCATCTTGCTATGTCTGAGGACCATGCCTGGGTGGTTTATGGAGAGGATGGAACAGAAACAGCAGAGGTTACATGGCATGGTAGGTAATTCCCTTGGTACACAGCAACTAAAACAATAATTCCAGACCAATGTATGGGTAAATGATGTTTTTACTCTTGTAAATTGACGgaacaaataagaaaaagaaattatgcGTTATTAGGAAAGGGAAACGAAGATAAACGTGGACAACCGGTTGAGCCTGGTGTGGCTTCAAGATCGTGGTTGTACGTGAATGGACAGGCTGTTGTATGCTCCAGGGCTATGGAAGTTGCTACCATAGTATCGGCTATTAATCCTAGTTTAAGCGCTACTGCTGATGCAGCAGAAGTGGCACTGCTTCAGCAGGAACTATTATGGTTGTTATACGATTTGGGTCATCTGGCAAAATATCCTATGGCTCTGGGTAATCTGGGAGATCTCGAGGAGGCTGCGCCTACTCCAGGTAGACCTCCAGCCATAGACCTGTTTCAGGTACGTTTGCAAACACTTAACGTCTAAACGTCGTGCCGTTGCACGTATCGGCATTTTGTTACGCGATTTCATCTTTCCAGGAAGCCATACGAACAGCGAGAAAGTATTACGGGAATGCCCACGTATATCCTTATACCTATCAAGGCGGTTATTTGTACAGACACGGGCTGCACGCCAACGCGTTGTCGTCGTGGGCAGACGCGGCAGACGTTTTAAGAAAGTAAGTAGACCGACGGGAAACGAAACAGCTGTTATCGTAATTCATCTATTTATTCCGATACTAACGCACAACAGGTACGACTATTCGAGGGACGACGGAGAAATATATAAGGAACTGTTGGAAATAGCAAACGAGTTGATACCGCACACAGTGCGAGCGGACGAACGTCTGTTACGACAACCGCGAtgtttcgcgtacctgttgagGTTTTACGATGGAATATGCCAGTGGGAAGAGGGCGCGAATACACCGGTACTGCATATAGGATGGGCTCGACCTTTGGTGAACACCATCTCAAAGTTCGACGCCGGTATTCGCGCTCAGGTCATTATAGAGTGTTACGACGTGGAGGCGAAACAAGAGGAGGAGAGGGCGCAGAAGAGGGAGACCAGCCCGGAAGAGACattaaacaacaacaacaacaattatTGTAAGACGAAGGAGAGGGGCAACACGGCACGCGATTTGATCAAAAGCTTAGAGTCGAAAGTACCTTCTAATCCAGCGCCGATGCATCCTAGTATTCAAGCCTTGACCGCGGCGTGCAGCGAGAAAATACTTAACAGAGATTACCTCTTGCAAGGTGGTGGAGAACCGTTCGTCGCTCCGCCGGACGACGCTCTGCCGCCTGCACCTTCCACTTCTCAGGAGAACCTTGATCCCGAGGTAGAGACTGATTCCGAGAACGAGAGGCCAAGGATAACGTTGTACAGTCAGAAGATGAAGGGTCTGAAAGACCTGTTGCTGGCCGAAAAGCTGAACACGCACGCGATCTCGTTGCAGCTAACCGCGCAGAGTCAGGTACAAATCGGTAAGAAGTCGCGCGGCAGCGACGACGTTGGAGTCAGTCAGCGTCCAAAGAGGACGCGTCGGGAATAGTATAAGACCATTGATCGCCGTTTCGGTATCGT of the Colletes latitarsis isolate SP2378_abdomen chromosome 9, iyColLati1, whole genome shotgun sequence genome contains:
- the LOC143345533 gene encoding anaphase-promoting complex subunit 11-like isoform X3, whose product is MKVTIKGWTGVATWRWIANDDNCGICRMPFDASCPDCKIPGDDCPLVWGQCSHCFHIHCIMKWLHSQQTSHQCPMCRQEWKFKE
- the Mnn1 gene encoding menin 1, whose protein sequence is MAGFRDEDKALFPIQSISSIVQIFQNQLENSSEPDLALLSILVGAVENSLTCNRTFASQEATVYDEPKLPAVEFHIAEALYTKFHAVIKGAVDLTVYDTKYATRELVKKVSDVIWNSLTRSYYKDRAHLQSLYSYLTANKLDCFGVAFAVVAGCQVLGFKDVHLAMSEDHAWVVYGEDGTETAEVTWHGKGNEDKRGQPVEPGVASRSWLYVNGQAVVCSRAMEVATIVSAINPSLSATADAAEVALLQQELLWLLYDLGHLAKYPMALGNLGDLEEAAPTPGRPPAIDLFQEAIRTARKYYGNAHVYPYTYQGGYLYRHGLHANALSSWADAADVLRKYDYSRDDGEIYKELLEIANELIPHTVRADERLLRQPRCFAYLLRFYDGICQWEEGANTPVLHIGWARPLVNTISKFDAGIRAQVIIECYDVEAKQEEERAQKRETSPEETLNNNNNNYCKTKERGNTARDLIKSLESKVPSNPAPMHPSIQALTAACSEKILNRDYLLQGGGEPFVAPPDDALPPAPSTSQENLDPEVETDSENERPRITLYSQKMKGLKDLLLAEKLNTHAISLQLTAQSQVQIGKKSRGSDDVGVSQRPKRTRRE